A single region of the Halodesulfovibrio aestuarii DSM 17919 = ATCC 29578 genome encodes:
- a CDS encoding inorganic phosphate transporter, whose protein sequence is MDIYTVFLVLAVLAGFMMAFNLGANDVANSMASAVGAKAITVKQAVLIAGVLNFAGAVFLGAQVTKTISKGIINPEMITDPKVLMIGMFAALLSAGLWVLVATLTALPVSSTHSIVGSILGFGFVVGGPEVVNWGKLGFVVLSWIISPLFGAAIAGFIFSSIRKRILFRSQMLMHARKWAPFWIALTFTLVFLSFLFKTPFGKNLHLTWWDASYLAPLVTAVFWCIARLFVNKLIPELDEESEAVEELFRKMQIGTSCYVAISQGANDVANAIGPVAAIYMIARDHALLSSAEVPLWLLVVGGVGITLGIALLGHKVMETVGSKITTLNNTRGFAVDFGAATTVLIASNLGMPVSTTHASVGSIVGVGVARGFGTVNFQILFKIVLYWILTVPIAALSSIIIFQLLRWTIL, encoded by the coding sequence ATGGATATATATACTGTTTTCCTTGTGCTGGCTGTATTAGCCGGTTTCATGATGGCGTTTAACCTTGGTGCAAACGACGTTGCAAACTCAATGGCGTCTGCTGTTGGTGCTAAAGCCATCACGGTTAAGCAAGCTGTGCTTATTGCGGGTGTTCTCAACTTTGCTGGCGCAGTTTTTCTTGGTGCTCAGGTTACCAAGACAATTTCAAAGGGGATTATTAACCCAGAAATGATTACCGATCCTAAGGTTCTTATGATCGGCATGTTTGCAGCACTACTGTCTGCCGGACTCTGGGTTCTTGTTGCAACTCTCACTGCACTTCCTGTTTCTTCGACACACTCTATTGTCGGGTCTATTCTCGGCTTTGGATTTGTTGTCGGCGGGCCTGAAGTGGTTAACTGGGGCAAACTGGGCTTCGTTGTTCTATCCTGGATTATTTCACCACTGTTTGGTGCTGCAATCGCAGGATTCATATTCTCATCAATCCGCAAGCGCATCCTGTTTCGAAGCCAGATGCTTATGCACGCACGTAAGTGGGCTCCATTCTGGATTGCACTTACATTTACTTTAGTGTTCTTATCCTTCCTGTTTAAGACACCATTCGGTAAAAACCTGCACCTTACATGGTGGGATGCTTCTTACCTTGCTCCACTTGTAACCGCAGTGTTCTGGTGCATTGCAAGATTGTTTGTGAATAAACTTATTCCAGAGCTGGATGAAGAGTCTGAAGCAGTTGAAGAACTGTTCCGGAAAATGCAAATTGGCACCTCCTGTTACGTTGCAATTTCTCAGGGTGCCAACGATGTTGCGAACGCTATCGGACCGGTGGCTGCTATCTACATGATTGCCCGCGACCACGCTCTGCTCAGCAGTGCTGAGGTTCCTCTCTGGCTTCTAGTTGTCGGGGGGGTGGGTATCACTCTTGGTATCGCTCTTCTTGGGCACAAAGTAATGGAAACCGTTGGCAGCAAAATCACCACACTAAACAACACTCGTGGCTTTGCTGTTGATTTTGGTGCAGCAACTACTGTACTTATTGCTTCCAACCTCGGCATGCCAGTTTCCACAACACACGCCTCAGTTGGGTCAATCGTAGGTGTTGGTGTAGCACGAGGTTTTGGTACTGTTAACTTCCAAATTTTATTTAAAATCGTTCTCTACTGGATTCTGACAGTGCCTATTGCAGCACTGAGCAGTATTATTATTTTCCAGTTGCTTCGATGGACGATTCTTTAA
- a CDS encoding ATP-binding protein, translating into MNNYSIRNRLLTGMFLLLMVALIPPFYYFDSSLRTDILRDAKSRAVTYLNTVAWTTHENRFSNIHEFDAWLKDLSRYLNVRVTYIAEGQVVADTSVPYAKLTQLPSHADRPEVLTALEGKTGVEVRYSTTIHKDLIYAAQAKQAHGVIPAGILRVAIPASSASERLNRLEAGMIWVFIFTTFGTVLFGFLVTRPFLISIRRLASTAQSIGLGQYQRRIRTYPGTEFEPLVTAINDMAQNIEMHLRMVVDQKKRLEAVFDGMTEGVMVLDERGRIHSCNTALINMLNCLDGCEGRTVIEATMQPDLQQAVDDILGSPLPKNASLVLELPDSVYLAVNLVPFRDRQEARKMVLVFHDVSEREQLERVRRDFVANVSHELKTPLTSIKGYAETLIDAPDTPHSTAVKFLNTILRNADHMTKMVNSLLVLARSQHHKDSSQLAAIDGDAVVEQTVRDMMPAALEKNIVLQYNAEKKDVRVIADLDGLSEVLRNLIDNAIKYSPRDSTVSVGLHLRDGLASFSVRDEGSGIPVESQSRIFERFYRLENEESPVVKDGSAGLGLAICRRIIRSYGGDIWVESPIHSDTNTGAAFIFTLKKALQS; encoded by the coding sequence ATGAACAACTATTCCATCCGTAACAGACTCTTAACGGGAATGTTCCTGCTGCTAATGGTCGCACTCATTCCTCCTTTCTATTATTTTGACTCATCATTACGTACAGATATCCTGCGTGATGCCAAAAGTAGAGCTGTTACCTATTTGAACACAGTCGCCTGGACGACGCATGAAAATCGTTTTTCCAACATACATGAATTTGATGCTTGGTTAAAGGATCTATCGCGCTATTTAAATGTCCGTGTCACATATATTGCCGAAGGGCAGGTTGTGGCAGACACCAGTGTCCCCTATGCAAAGCTAACCCAGCTTCCTTCCCATGCAGACAGGCCGGAAGTTCTTACAGCTCTCGAAGGGAAAACCGGCGTTGAAGTCCGGTACTCAACAACAATCCACAAAGATTTGATTTATGCTGCGCAGGCCAAGCAGGCTCATGGAGTTATTCCAGCTGGTATTTTGCGTGTTGCTATTCCGGCCTCTTCAGCGAGCGAGCGTTTGAACAGGCTTGAGGCGGGAATGATATGGGTCTTTATCTTTACCACTTTCGGTACAGTGTTGTTTGGATTCCTTGTAACAAGGCCGTTTCTTATTTCTATCCGCAGGTTGGCCAGTACCGCCCAATCTATCGGGCTAGGTCAGTATCAGCGTCGAATCCGCACGTATCCGGGTACAGAATTTGAGCCGCTAGTTACCGCCATCAACGATATGGCTCAAAATATTGAAATGCATCTGCGGATGGTTGTTGACCAAAAGAAACGGCTTGAAGCTGTGTTTGACGGTATGACTGAAGGCGTTATGGTATTGGATGAACGTGGTAGAATTCATTCTTGCAATACCGCATTAATCAATATGTTGAACTGCTTGGATGGCTGTGAAGGCAGAACTGTCATAGAAGCGACAATGCAACCTGATTTGCAACAGGCGGTAGATGATATTCTGGGCTCTCCTCTTCCAAAGAATGCCAGTCTTGTTCTTGAACTTCCGGATTCTGTGTATCTTGCTGTGAACCTTGTTCCGTTCCGTGATAGACAGGAAGCACGGAAAATGGTGCTGGTATTCCATGATGTGAGTGAGCGTGAGCAGTTGGAGAGGGTTCGCCGTGATTTTGTGGCGAACGTTTCCCACGAGCTTAAGACACCGCTTACCAGTATAAAAGGATATGCTGAGACACTTATAGATGCGCCGGATACTCCGCATTCTACAGCGGTGAAATTTTTAAATACGATTCTGCGCAATGCTGACCACATGACAAAAATGGTAAATTCTTTACTTGTGCTTGCTCGCTCACAGCATCACAAAGACAGTAGTCAGCTTGCCGCCATTGATGGAGATGCCGTGGTCGAACAGACCGTGCGGGATATGATGCCGGCAGCTCTTGAGAAGAATATTGTGCTTCAGTATAATGCTGAGAAAAAAGATGTTCGTGTTATTGCAGACTTAGATGGTCTTTCAGAAGTTCTGCGTAACCTTATAGATAATGCCATCAAGTACAGTCCACGGGATTCAACCGTATCTGTTGGCTTGCATTTACGCGATGGGCTTGCATCCTTTAGTGTGCGTGATGAAGGATCTGGTATTCCTGTGGAGAGTCAGAGTAGAATTTTTGAAAGATTCTACAGGCTTGAAAATGAAGAGTCTCCTGTCGTCAAGGATGGTAGTGCCGGGCTGGGGCTTGCTATTTGTCGCAGGATTATTCGATCATACGGTGGTGATATTTGGGTGGAATCTCCTATTCATTCTGACACAAATACTGGCGCTGCATTTATTTTTACGTTGAAGAAGGCTCTTCAAAGCTAA